One genomic window of Terriglobales bacterium includes the following:
- the lpxB gene encoding lipid-A-disaccharide synthase translates to MKRLLISAGEASGELYGAGLIEALRRRLPQLEVFGVGGEAMRRAGCDTVVDARQLSVVGITEILPRVPRIYGLFRKLLAEAEHRQPDAAVVIDSPAFNFRVGREMHARGIPVIYYVCPQLWAWREGRVRSMCQWVKKALVIFPFEEKWYRERQVDAEYVGHPLADVPPPTMTRTQFAAEHKLDADRHWIALLPGSRRKEVSMNLPTMLDAAVRLEPEFEFVLPVASTLDRGWMSALVAGSRRKIALVEDTRAALTFSRAAVVASGTATVEAALSGVPFVVVYRVAPLTWLLGRPLLRVEHVAMANLIAGREVVPELIQSDFTSGNVVARLAEVLPEGAPRERMLAGLAEVRARLKPQSAQPASERAAEAVLRVAAK, encoded by the coding sequence GTGAAGCGCCTGCTGATCTCGGCCGGCGAGGCGTCCGGGGAGCTGTATGGCGCGGGGCTGATCGAGGCGTTGCGCCGCCGCCTGCCGCAGCTCGAAGTCTTCGGCGTGGGCGGCGAGGCCATGCGCCGCGCCGGCTGCGACACGGTGGTGGATGCGCGCCAGCTCTCGGTGGTCGGCATCACCGAGATCCTGCCGCGGGTGCCGAGGATCTACGGACTGTTCCGCAAGCTGCTGGCGGAGGCCGAGCACCGCCAACCCGACGCCGCCGTGGTCATCGATTCACCCGCCTTCAACTTCCGGGTCGGGCGCGAGATGCACGCCCGCGGCATTCCCGTCATCTACTACGTGTGCCCCCAGCTCTGGGCGTGGCGCGAGGGACGGGTGCGGTCCATGTGCCAATGGGTGAAGAAGGCGCTGGTCATCTTTCCCTTCGAAGAGAAGTGGTATCGCGAGCGGCAGGTGGACGCGGAGTACGTCGGGCACCCGCTGGCCGATGTCCCGCCGCCGACGATGACGCGCACGCAGTTCGCCGCCGAGCACAAGCTCGACGCCGACCGGCACTGGATCGCCCTGCTGCCCGGCAGCCGGCGCAAGGAAGTGTCCATGAACCTGCCGACCATGCTGGATGCCGCGGTGCGGCTGGAGCCGGAGTTTGAGTTCGTGCTCCCGGTCGCTTCCACCCTGGACCGGGGGTGGATGTCGGCGCTGGTCGCGGGCAGCCGGCGAAAGATCGCGCTGGTCGAGGACACCCGGGCGGCGCTCACCTTCTCCCGGGCGGCGGTTGTTGCCAGCGGCACGGCGACGGTGGAAGCGGCGCTGAGCGGCGTCCCCTTCGTTGTGGTCTATCGGGTCGCGCCCCTGACCTGGCTGCTGGGACGTCCGCTGCTGCGGGTGGAGCACGTCGCCATGGCCAACCTGATCGCCGGACGCGAGGTCGTCCCCGAGCTGATCCAATCCGATTTCACATCGGGAAACGTGGTCGCACGGCTGGCGGAGGTGCTCCCGGAGGGCGCGCCGCGTGAGAGAATGCTGGCAGGGCTGGCGGAGGTACGGGCGCGCCTGAAGCCGCAGAGCGCCCAGCCGGCCAGCGAACGCGCCGCCGAGGCGGTCCTGCGCGTCGCTGCCAAGTAG
- a CDS encoding M1 family aminopeptidase: protein MSFARRARGRGPKFLLGLLLALSAVSFAAEKPRITVSGYLISAELAPRSHRLQAKARVKFTALEDLSIAVFELHNALRPTRVTDGEGHVLSAERVTQDSTVRVALPNGLTKGQSSELTFEYEGNLQSADESPVEGLKLASINDETSYLLYAGRWFPVSGFGTNRFTANISITVPAGYTVVGSGRMTVGPAKAASRTEAGKTTYTFVWDWPSFPGTIIAGRFSPGLQTVAGLTIRTFFTDSKKAFASQYADTAAKEYEYFSALYGRAPSTTLNLVELPDDTVPSAWAPEIAAIASRTIQEKINYRLLANTIAHQWWGVSVSPATRNDWWLSDGFARLSEARYVEQAAGESGYAEVAKDMSVGALAYDTVPLSSIGKLDPFSPEFQSETTDKGGMILHMLRWVIGDAAFDKTMQAFAQQFAGKPASSDDFRKVAEFVYGDHLTPFFSQWLDSTGAPEFKNRYTVYRTAKGFRVVGEISQDLDLFRMPLELRIDTDGKPEMKRIEVVGTNSPYVVETYGKPRRISVDPNNDVLKNSSDLRVRANIMRGQSLVQQGDLAGALKEFQKALESNQNSSLAHYRIAEVFFLQRNYQAAANAYREALNGDGEPRWVEVWSHLQLGKIFDTTGQRERATNEYRQALATNDNTQGAQDEARRYLQAPYNREKDKG from the coding sequence ATGTCATTCGCACGACGGGCCCGCGGACGCGGTCCGAAGTTCTTGCTGGGTCTGCTGCTGGCGCTCAGCGCCGTCTCGTTCGCCGCGGAAAAGCCGCGGATCACGGTCAGCGGTTACCTGATCAGCGCCGAGCTTGCGCCGCGCAGCCATCGCCTGCAGGCCAAGGCGCGAGTGAAATTCACGGCGCTGGAAGACCTCAGCATCGCCGTCTTCGAGCTGCACAACGCGCTGCGGCCCACGCGGGTGACCGACGGCGAAGGACACGTCCTCTCCGCCGAGCGCGTCACCCAGGACTCGACCGTGCGAGTCGCCTTGCCCAACGGCCTGACCAAGGGACAGTCCAGCGAGCTGACCTTCGAGTACGAGGGCAATCTGCAATCCGCCGATGAAAGCCCGGTGGAAGGACTGAAGCTGGCCAGCATCAACGACGAAACCAGCTACCTGCTCTATGCGGGGCGCTGGTTCCCGGTATCGGGCTTCGGCACCAACCGCTTCACCGCCAACATCAGCATCACCGTACCGGCCGGATACACGGTGGTCGGCAGCGGGCGCATGACGGTGGGACCGGCGAAGGCGGCCAGCCGTACCGAGGCCGGCAAGACCACGTACACCTTCGTCTGGGACTGGCCTAGCTTCCCCGGAACGATCATCGCGGGCAGGTTCTCCCCCGGGCTGCAGACCGTCGCCGGACTCACCATCCGGACCTTCTTCACCGACAGCAAAAAGGCCTTTGCGTCCCAGTACGCGGATACCGCAGCGAAGGAGTACGAGTATTTCAGCGCGCTCTACGGGCGCGCTCCCTCCACGACCCTGAACCTGGTCGAGCTGCCGGACGATACGGTGCCCTCCGCCTGGGCCCCCGAGATCGCCGCCATCGCCTCCCGCACCATCCAGGAGAAGATCAATTACCGGCTGCTGGCCAATACCATCGCTCACCAGTGGTGGGGGGTTTCGGTGAGTCCGGCGACGCGCAACGACTGGTGGCTGAGCGACGGCTTCGCCCGCTTGTCCGAAGCCCGCTATGTCGAGCAGGCGGCCGGCGAGTCCGGCTACGCCGAAGTCGCCAAGGACATGTCGGTGGGCGCCCTGGCGTACGACACCGTGCCCCTCTCCAGCATCGGCAAGCTCGACCCGTTCTCACCCGAGTTCCAGTCGGAAACCACCGACAAGGGCGGCATGATCCTGCACATGCTGCGCTGGGTGATCGGAGACGCCGCCTTCGACAAGACCATGCAGGCGTTTGCCCAGCAGTTCGCCGGCAAGCCCGCCTCCAGCGACGATTTCCGCAAGGTCGCCGAGTTCGTGTACGGCGACCACCTGACTCCGTTCTTCAGCCAGTGGCTCGATTCCACCGGCGCGCCCGAGTTCAAGAACCGCTATACCGTCTACCGGACGGCCAAAGGGTTCCGCGTGGTCGGCGAGATCAGCCAGGACCTCGACTTGTTCCGCATGCCGTTGGAACTGCGGATCGATACCGACGGCAAGCCGGAGATGAAGCGCATCGAGGTGGTGGGCACGAATTCGCCCTACGTGGTCGAGACCTACGGCAAGCCGCGGCGCATCTCTGTCGATCCCAACAACGACGTCCTGAAGAATTCCTCCGACCTGCGGGTGCGCGCCAACATCATGCGCGGGCAGTCGCTGGTGCAGCAGGGCGACCTGGCGGGCGCGCTCAAGGAATTCCAGAAAGCGCTGGAATCGAACCAGAACAGTTCGCTGGCCCACTACCGCATCGCCGAGGTCTTCTTCCTGCAGCGGAACTACCAGGCTGCCGCCAACGCCTACCGCGAGGCGCTGAACGGCGACGGCGAGCCGCGCTGGGTCGAGGTCTGGAGCCACCTCCAGCTGGGAAAGATCTTCGACACCACCGGGCAGCGCGAGCGCGCGACCAACGAGTATCGTCAGGCGCTCGCCACCAACGACAATACCCAGGGCGCGCAGGACGAGGCCCGCCGCTACCTGCAGGCCCCGTATAACCGCGAGAAAGACAAGGGATGA
- a CDS encoding SAM-dependent methyltransferase, translating into MRLRQIIEDEIRRQGPISFSRYMELCLYHPEHGYYSRHAGQFGKAGDFYTSSDVHAVFGRLLARQFEQMWRVLDRPPRLEVVELGPGRGLFARDVLDWSQKKFPEFFGAARYVLVESSPALRGALRERLKDQIEAGKASVVESFDSPGDVASNVSTIVFANEFFDALPVDVVDHRGELRVDSRDGRFVETFAAPAPGLLESLGRYSVRPEEHERVEVSPSAIRWMERIAARLQRGFAVLIDYGYSRAEQMAGRHRGTVMAYRQHTASDDPYAAPGEQDITTHVNFTALQAAGEAAGLEPLGFLTQSQFLIGIGEENQFADAFEDCRMPQEQAKVALQLKHLVTPAGMGETFRVLVMARGVEKEKAARLSGLSFAR; encoded by the coding sequence GTGAGGCTGCGCCAGATCATCGAGGACGAGATTCGCCGCCAGGGGCCCATCTCGTTCTCCCGCTACATGGAGCTCTGCCTCTATCACCCGGAGCATGGCTATTACAGCCGTCACGCCGGCCAGTTCGGCAAGGCCGGCGATTTCTACACCTCCAGCGATGTGCATGCCGTGTTCGGGCGGCTGCTGGCCCGGCAGTTCGAGCAGATGTGGCGGGTCCTTGATCGTCCGCCGCGGCTGGAGGTGGTGGAACTGGGCCCGGGACGCGGCCTGTTCGCGCGCGACGTGCTGGACTGGTCGCAGAAGAAGTTCCCGGAGTTTTTCGGCGCGGCGCGATATGTGCTGGTGGAGTCGTCGCCGGCATTGCGGGGGGCGCTGAGGGAGAGGCTGAAGGACCAGATCGAGGCGGGGAAGGCGTCGGTGGTGGAATCGTTCGATTCTCCCGGAGACGTTGCAAGCAACGTCTCTACCATTGTGTTTGCCAATGAATTCTTTGACGCGCTGCCGGTGGACGTTGTCGATCATCGCGGCGAGTTGCGGGTGGATTCTCGCGATGGCCGGTTCGTCGAGACATTCGCTGCCCCCGCGCCGGGGCTGCTCGAATCCCTCGGCCGTTACTCGGTGCGTCCGGAAGAGCACGAGCGCGTGGAGGTCTCTCCCTCGGCCATCCGCTGGATGGAGCGGATCGCGGCTCGCCTCCAGCGTGGCTTTGCCGTGCTCATCGATTACGGTTACAGCCGGGCGGAGCAGATGGCAGGGCGGCACCGGGGCACGGTGATGGCCTATCGCCAGCACACTGCCAGCGACGATCCCTACGCGGCTCCCGGGGAGCAGGACATCACCACCCACGTCAACTTCACCGCCTTGCAGGCTGCGGGCGAGGCCGCCGGGCTGGAACCGCTCGGATTCCTGACCCAATCGCAGTTCCTGATCGGCATCGGGGAAGAGAACCAGTTCGCCGACGCCTTCGAGGATTGCCGGATGCCGCAGGAGCAGGCCAAGGTCGCATTGCAACTGAAGCACCTGGTCACGCCGGCCGGGATGGGCGAGACCTTTCGCGTGCTGGTCATGGCGCGCGGGGTGGAGAAAGAAAAGGCCGCTCGTTTGAGCGGCCTGAGTTTCGCGCGGTGA